Proteins from a single region of Urocitellus parryii isolate mUroPar1 chromosome 4, mUroPar1.hap1, whole genome shotgun sequence:
- the Bsx gene encoding brain-specific homeobox protein homolog produces the protein MNLNFTSPLHPASSQRPTSFFIEDILLHKPKPLREVAPDHFASSLASRVPLLDYGYPLMPTPTLLAPHAHHPLHKGDHHHPYFLTTSGVPVPALFPHPQHAELPGKHCRRRKARTVFSDSQLSGLEKRFEIQRYLSTPERVELATALSLSETQVKTWFQNRRMKHKKQLRKSQDEPKAPDGPESPEGSPHGPEAAAADARLSLPAGPFVLTEPEDEVDIGDEGELNSGPQVL, from the exons ATGAATCTCAACTTCACCTCTCCTCTACACCCGGCGTCTTCTCAGAGGCCCACATCCTTCTTCATAGAGGACATCCTGCTGCACAAGCCCAAGCCGCTGAGGGAGGTGGCCCCTGACCATTTTGCCAGCTCTTTGGCTTCCCGGGTGCCTCTACTAGACTATGGCTACCCCCTCATGCCCACACCTACCCTCCTGGCTCCTCACGCCCATCACCCTCTGCATAAGGGAGACCACCACCATCCTTATTTCCTTACCACCTCGG GGGTGCCAGTTCCCGCGCTGTTCCCGCACCCCCAGCACGCCGAGCTGCCTGGGAAACACTGCCGCCGCCGCAAAGCTCGTACAGTTTTTTCTGACTCACAGCTCTCGGGTTTGGAGAAGAGGTTCGAGATCCAGCGCTACCTGTCCACGCCAGAGCGGGTGGAACTGGCCACCGCCCTCAGCCTATCGGAGACGCAG GTGAAAACGTGGTTCCAGAATCGGCGGATGAAGCATAAAAAGCAGCTGAGGAAAAGTCAAGACGAGCCCAAAGCTCCAGACGGGCCTGAGAGCCCTGAGGGTAGTCCCCATGGTCCAGAAGCTGCAGCCGCCGACGCTCGGCTGAGCCTGCCCGCCGGCCCTTTCGTGCTGACCGAGCCAGAGGACGAGGTGGACATTGGGGACGAGGGGGAGCTCAATTCCGGGCCGCAAGTGCTCTGA